The following proteins are co-located in the Diaphorobacter sp. HDW4B genome:
- a CDS encoding DegT/DnrJ/EryC1/StrS aminotransferase family protein translates to MKVPFFRSPWQTPELAQQLGREMAEVLQGGHYILGPQVQSFEQSLSARYSHERQAIAVNSGTDALVLALHLLDLQAGDEVILPAGTFIACFEAVIRSGATPVLADSRADDFLCSAEQIRPLITPRTRAVMAVPLFGDTSATPAIAQLCKDQGIALIEDIAQALGAQTRDANGDRLHAGSMGDIATLSFYPTKTLGAAGDAGALISPHTHLVERARALRNHGRSGALHGEVGFNSRMDELQAVVLRHGIARLDTWLHERRSIAQRYLEQLADLPDIFLPHRREGHAWNYFVLRSPRRDELKAELNRLGVDTRVYYDPPIHQQPSYLQRFAAVELPNLQRHAQQALALPLYAGMPASEVDLVIDAMRAAVNSMRR, encoded by the coding sequence ATGAAAGTCCCCTTCTTCCGCAGCCCTTGGCAAACGCCGGAACTCGCGCAGCAGCTTGGGCGCGAGATGGCAGAGGTGCTGCAAGGCGGGCACTACATTCTCGGACCTCAGGTACAGAGCTTCGAGCAGTCCCTTTCCGCGCGCTACTCCCATGAGCGACAAGCCATTGCCGTCAATTCCGGCACCGATGCGCTGGTGCTTGCGCTGCACCTTCTGGATCTGCAAGCAGGAGATGAAGTGATTCTGCCAGCGGGCACCTTCATCGCGTGTTTCGAGGCCGTCATTCGAAGCGGTGCAACGCCCGTGCTTGCAGATTCGCGGGCCGATGATTTTCTCTGCAGCGCAGAACAAATCCGACCACTGATCACTCCGCGCACGCGTGCAGTGATGGCTGTGCCATTGTTTGGAGACACCAGCGCCACGCCTGCCATTGCGCAACTTTGCAAAGACCAGGGCATCGCGCTCATCGAGGACATTGCGCAAGCCCTCGGCGCGCAAACCCGTGATGCCAATGGAGACCGGCTGCATGCGGGCTCGATGGGCGACATCGCCACGCTGAGCTTCTATCCCACAAAGACTCTGGGGGCCGCCGGTGATGCAGGGGCATTGATCAGCCCGCACACGCACCTGGTGGAGCGAGCACGTGCGCTTCGCAACCACGGCCGCTCGGGCGCACTGCATGGCGAAGTTGGCTTCAACAGCCGCATGGACGAACTGCAGGCCGTGGTGCTTCGTCACGGCATCGCAAGGCTGGACACGTGGCTGCACGAGCGCCGCTCGATTGCACAGCGATATCTGGAACAACTGGCGGATCTGCCCGATATCTTTCTGCCACATAGACGCGAAGGGCATGCGTGGAACTACTTTGTCCTGCGCAGCCCTCGCCGCGATGAACTGAAGGCCGAATTGAACCGGTTAGGCGTCGACACCCGCGTCTACTACGACCCGCCGATTCACCAGCAGCCCAGCTATCTGCAACGCTTCGCCGCCGTCGAGCTGCCCAACCTGCAACGTCACGCACAGCAAGCCTTGGCGCTGCCGCTGTATGCCGGCATGCCAGCATCTGAAGTTGACTTGGTGATCGATGCGATGCGGGCTGCTGTGAACAGTATGCGCCGATGA
- a CDS encoding dTDP-4-dehydrorhamnose 3,5-epimerase family protein codes for MHMKDQPQEEPSTTDVAEWNFSGTKDIQTTHANWNLAATPHIHGVEIKQITNVLTDDGTLTEIYRKDWQLDELPVAQVFQKIMSPGGISAWHAHNKATDRLFCGYGRIKVVLYDARKQSPTEGQLSVHRLALERPALLVIPPGVWHGVQAVSDTPAIVINAVDIAYDYEDPDHWRLPSDSPQIPYQFARRR; via the coding sequence ATGCATATGAAGGACCAACCGCAGGAAGAACCATCCACGACGGATGTGGCCGAGTGGAATTTCTCGGGAACCAAAGACATTCAGACCACCCATGCCAACTGGAATCTGGCGGCCACTCCGCACATTCATGGCGTGGAGATCAAGCAGATCACCAACGTGCTGACTGACGATGGCACGCTGACCGAGATCTACCGCAAGGACTGGCAGCTTGACGAGCTGCCCGTGGCACAGGTGTTTCAGAAGATCATGTCGCCCGGCGGCATCTCGGCCTGGCACGCCCACAACAAGGCTACGGACCGTCTGTTCTGTGGATATGGTCGCATCAAAGTGGTGCTGTATGACGCCCGCAAACAGTCGCCCACCGAGGGGCAGCTCAGCGTTCATCGGCTGGCGCTCGAACGCCCCGCCCTGCTGGTGATTCCACCGGGCGTATGGCATGGAGTTCAAGCCGTCTCCGACACGCCCGCCATCGTCATCAACGCGGTCGATATTGCATACGACTACGAAGACCCCGATCACTGGCGCCTGCCGTCGGATTCGCCCCAAATTCCTTATCAGTTCGCGCGCAGGAGATGA
- a CDS encoding glycosyltransferase — protein MPTPRVSIIMAAYGRPHLLKWAIESVQNQSFTDWELLIVSDACPVGTYEAAQEFATHDSRITAIQLARNWGEQSGPNNVGLARSRAPLVAFLNQDDLWFPDHLEVLLDWIDAAGADIAVGASAHMGLAPDGDMRRCPSGLAGMGEKGNYCPVKTFSPMSAWLVRRHCFDRIGPLPRAADCIAESSQTWLFKAWRNSLKIATCPELTSLIFSSGSRGNSYLNGDSSEQAFFGQELRSSPFLRPRILEHASPSYCPDPSPRKEFFQFHFKKIQAHLGLFPRAVEFWWKHGRRSGEYIRHLRSVRGLSNSAQNTENYAQTLRRRWLDRNGLCDIGTRIDCSAKGQGTRYLGDGWCLPDNDGCLMYAPTVSLRFRLQGQSVHATRLKTIWQLPPEAILYTRLNGEGIPLTDAQASTEVPGAAEWTWSFSGASGQTSRTLNFEIHTPTPGCRLLHVTLE, from the coding sequence ATGCCCACGCCACGCGTCTCCATCATCATGGCGGCCTACGGACGGCCGCACCTGTTGAAGTGGGCGATCGAGTCGGTGCAGAACCAATCGTTCACCGACTGGGAGTTGCTCATCGTCTCCGATGCCTGTCCCGTAGGAACCTACGAAGCGGCGCAAGAGTTTGCCACCCACGACAGCCGCATCACCGCCATCCAGCTCGCGCGCAACTGGGGCGAACAATCCGGCCCCAACAATGTCGGACTGGCTCGATCACGGGCTCCGCTGGTCGCTTTTCTGAATCAGGACGATCTCTGGTTTCCTGATCATCTGGAGGTGCTGCTCGACTGGATCGATGCGGCCGGTGCCGACATTGCCGTTGGTGCCAGTGCACACATGGGCTTGGCGCCAGACGGCGACATGCGGCGCTGCCCCAGCGGCCTCGCCGGCATGGGCGAGAAGGGGAACTACTGCCCCGTCAAAACGTTCTCCCCCATGTCCGCCTGGCTCGTGCGCAGACATTGCTTCGATCGCATCGGCCCGCTTCCACGTGCCGCAGATTGCATTGCCGAGTCTTCGCAGACATGGCTGTTCAAGGCATGGCGAAACAGCTTGAAGATCGCTACCTGCCCGGAGCTCACCAGCCTGATCTTTTCGTCAGGCAGCCGTGGCAACTCCTACCTCAACGGCGACAGCTCGGAACAGGCGTTCTTCGGGCAAGAGCTGCGCAGCAGTCCTTTTCTCAGGCCCCGGATTCTGGAGCACGCAAGTCCCAGCTACTGCCCCGATCCCAGTCCGCGCAAGGAATTTTTCCAGTTTCACTTCAAGAAAATTCAAGCGCATCTCGGGCTGTTCCCGCGTGCTGTGGAGTTCTGGTGGAAGCATGGTCGCCGCTCGGGTGAATACATACGGCACTTGCGATCGGTGCGAGGCTTGTCCAATTCAGCCCAGAACACAGAGAACTACGCGCAGACGCTTCGCCGCCGCTGGTTGGATCGCAATGGCCTTTGCGACATCGGCACACGCATCGACTGCAGCGCCAAGGGCCAAGGCACGCGTTATCTGGGTGATGGCTGGTGCCTGCCGGATAACGACGGTTGCCTGATGTATGCGCCAACAGTCAGCTTGCGGTTTCGATTGCAAGGCCAGAGCGTCCATGCAACGCGCCTCAAAACCATCTGGCAACTGCCGCCTGAAGCGATTCTCTACACCCGACTGAATGGCGAAGGCATCCCGCTCACTGATGCGCAGGCATCCACCGAAGTGCCCGGTGCGGCCGAGTGGACTTGGTCGTTTTCGGGCGCATCCGGTCAGACGAGTCGAACACTCAACTTTGAAATCCACACGCCGACACCAGGATGCCGACTGCTGCACGTGACCTTGGAGTGA
- a CDS encoding DUF1178 family protein: MKVLDLLCDADHRFEGWFASEEDFQSQMERALVQCPMCGSAHIRKGLSAPRLNLRSLSKGTASARQGKAIEEAAPVPQQDVSNRPPPTPAELQSQLQDAWLRAARHVIANTENVGERFAQEARRIHYGDAPERGIRGQASAEETAELVEEGIDVMPFVLPDSLKETLQ, from the coding sequence ATGAAGGTGCTTGATCTGCTTTGCGACGCCGACCACCGTTTTGAAGGCTGGTTCGCCTCTGAAGAAGACTTTCAGTCCCAGATGGAGCGTGCCCTTGTGCAATGCCCCATGTGCGGGAGCGCACACATCCGCAAGGGCCTGAGCGCACCGCGTCTGAACCTGCGTTCTTTGTCGAAAGGAACTGCTTCTGCAAGACAAGGCAAGGCGATCGAGGAAGCAGCGCCCGTGCCGCAGCAGGACGTGAGCAACCGCCCGCCACCCACGCCCGCCGAACTGCAATCCCAACTGCAGGACGCATGGCTGCGCGCCGCCCGCCACGTGATTGCCAACACCGAAAATGTCGGCGAACGCTTTGCACAGGAAGCCCGCCGAATCCACTACGGCGACGCCCCCGAACGCGGTATTCGTGGACAGGCATCGGCAGAAGAAACGGCAGAGCTGGTGGAAGAGGGCATCGACGTGATGCCGTTCGTGCTGCCGGATTCGCTCAAGGAAACGCTGCAGTAG
- a CDS encoding DUF2818 family protein, which produces MSQTAAIWLVILAAFAAANWPFLSQRLMLVGPLPKDKGAKPFAVRLLELVVLYLIVGAIAMLLERRAGQNAPQGWEFYAITGTLFLTLAFPGFVYRYLMRRRG; this is translated from the coding sequence ATGTCACAGACCGCTGCGATCTGGCTCGTGATTCTGGCGGCGTTCGCCGCCGCCAACTGGCCCTTCCTCTCTCAGCGCCTCATGCTCGTGGGGCCGCTTCCCAAGGACAAAGGTGCAAAGCCTTTCGCCGTTCGCTTGCTCGAACTGGTGGTCCTGTATCTCATCGTCGGCGCCATCGCCATGCTGCTCGAGCGCCGCGCCGGGCAGAACGCTCCCCAAGGCTGGGAGTTCTATGCCATCACCGGCACGCTGTTCCTCACGCTCGCATTCCCGGGCTTCGTGTACCGCTATTTGATGCGTCGCCGCGGCTGA
- the nuoN gene encoding NADH-quinone oxidoreductase subunit NuoN, which translates to MIDNISWLAIYPEIVLLVMACVIALVDLGVKSKGRTPTYILTLLTLLVVAVLEAMYARNGTTFYGWGNMVVSDAMGSWLKCFAAVAMMVTMVYGRPYAADRDMLRGGEMFTLSLLALLGMYVMIGANNFLVIYLGLELLTLASYALVALRRDHSQSVEAAMKYFVLGAMASGFLLYGLSMIYGATGSLDIGQVFQAINGGQIRHQVLVFGTVFVVAGLGFKLGVVPFHMWVPDVYQGAPTSITLMIGSAPKLAAFGMTMRLLVDGLLPLAFDWQQMLMVMAVASLLIGNLAGLLQTNIKRMLAYSTISQMGFVLLGLMSGVIHGNVDANAVENAYSASMFYVVTYVLTTLAAFGVILLLARDGFESEEISDLAGLNQRSPLYAGVMAICLFSMAGIPPLVGFYAKLSVLQALVSSGQTSHIALAVFAVIMSLIGAFYYLRVVKVMYFDKPLTATTVSAPLDVRTVLTLNAAALLVLGLLPGGLMSLCADAIVRALAT; encoded by the coding sequence ATGATTGACAACATCAGCTGGCTGGCAATTTATCCAGAGATCGTCCTTCTGGTCATGGCCTGCGTGATCGCGCTGGTCGACCTGGGCGTGAAGAGCAAGGGTCGCACGCCGACCTATATCCTCACACTGCTCACGCTGCTCGTCGTGGCCGTGCTCGAAGCCATGTACGCCCGCAACGGCACCACGTTCTACGGCTGGGGCAACATGGTCGTCAGCGACGCCATGGGCAGCTGGCTCAAGTGCTTCGCTGCCGTGGCGATGATGGTGACCATGGTCTATGGCCGCCCCTACGCCGCCGACCGCGACATGCTGCGCGGTGGCGAAATGTTCACGCTGTCGCTGCTTGCGCTGCTGGGCATGTATGTGATGATCGGCGCCAACAACTTCCTGGTCATCTATCTGGGCCTCGAACTGCTGACCCTCGCCAGCTACGCGCTGGTGGCTCTGCGCCGCGACCACTCGCAATCGGTCGAAGCCGCCATGAAATATTTCGTGCTCGGCGCGATGGCATCGGGCTTCCTGCTCTATGGTCTGTCGATGATCTACGGCGCCACCGGTTCGCTCGACATCGGTCAGGTGTTCCAGGCGATCAACGGCGGTCAGATCCGTCACCAGGTTTTGGTGTTCGGTACCGTGTTCGTGGTGGCTGGTCTGGGCTTCAAGCTCGGCGTCGTGCCTTTCCACATGTGGGTGCCTGACGTCTACCAGGGTGCGCCTACCTCGATCACGCTGATGATCGGTAGCGCTCCCAAGCTCGCCGCTTTCGGCATGACCATGCGTCTCTTGGTCGACGGCCTGCTGCCGCTCGCCTTCGACTGGCAACAGATGCTGATGGTGATGGCGGTCGCTTCGCTGCTGATCGGCAATCTGGCCGGTCTGCTGCAGACCAACATCAAGCGCATGCTGGCCTACTCGACCATCTCGCAGATGGGTTTCGTGCTGCTCGGCCTGATGTCCGGTGTGATCCACGGCAACGTGGACGCCAACGCCGTCGAGAACGCCTACAGCGCCTCCATGTTCTACGTGGTGACCTATGTGCTGACCACCCTGGCCGCCTTCGGCGTGATCCTGCTGCTGGCACGTGACGGTTTCGAAAGCGAAGAAATCTCCGATCTCGCCGGTCTGAACCAACGCAGCCCGCTGTACGCTGGCGTGATGGCGATCTGCCTGTTCTCCATGGCCGGTATTCCTCCGCTGGTGGGCTTCTACGCCAAGCTGTCGGTGCTGCAAGCACTGGTGTCGTCGGGTCAAACCTCGCACATCGCGCTGGCTGTGTTCGCGGTGATCATGTCGCTGATCGGTGCGTTCTACTACCTGCGCGTTGTGAAGGTCATGTACTTCGACAAGCCGCTGACCGCCACCACCGTGTCCGCTCCGCTGGACGTGCGCACCGTGCTCACGCTCAACGCTGCAGCGCTGCTGGTGCTGGGTCTGCTGCCTGGCGGTCTGATGAGTCTGTGCGCCGACGCCATCGTGCGTGCACTGGCAACCTGA